AAATACATAAAAGTCGCGCCCCGCGTGGGCGCGTGGATTGAAACAATTTATAAGCGCTGCACACGGGGTATTTCAGCGTCGCGCCCCGCGTGGGCGCGTGGATTGAAACACCCAGGTGGTTATTTTGTATCCATATCAAGATGCGTCGCGCCCCGCGTGGGCGCGTGGATTGAAACAAAATCTAGTGTTGTACTCTCTGTATATATGTTCGTCGCGCCCCGCGTGGGCGCGTGGATTGAAACCGGATAATTCCTTGATTAGTTCGAAAAACTTCTTGTCGCGCCCCGCGTGGGCGCGTGGATTGAAACACAGGACCATCATCGCCAGCATCACGGTCAGAAGGTCGCGCCCCGCGTGGGCGCGTGGATTGAAACAATAAGGAGGTGGAGAGGTGAAAAGAATCAAAAAGTCGCGCCCCGCGTGGGCGCGTGGATTGAAACATTTCAAACCATAAATTACTGTGCGCCCGAAGCGTGTCGCGCCCCGCGTGGGCGCGTGGATTGAAACTTGGAAAGCTGGTTGTTTAAGCAATGTATAGATAGTCGCGCCCCGCGTGGGCGCGTGGATTGAAACGAGTTAAAGCAAACAACTCTCGAACTCTACGCCGGTCGCGCCCCGCGTGGGCGCGTGGATTGAAACAAGTCAGAGATTCAGAAACTTACAGGAAAGCCGAGTCGCGCCCCGCGTGGGCGCGTGGATTGAAACTAGACCAATGGCCGAGTGGTGATATAGTTTTGCCAGTCGCGCCCCGCGTGGGCGCGTGGATTGAAACTTTTCGTGGCATGGCGCCTTATCTTTTCCCTTCGGTCGCGCCCCGCGTGGGCGCGTGGATTGAAACTTTCTCGCGCTACTTTCAGCGCAGTATGATCTGGCGTCGCGCCCCGCGTGGGCGCGTGGATTGAAACATGCACTTCTAAAAAATCTATAACATTCAGACTATGTCGCGCCCCGCGTGGGCGCGTGGATTGAAACCGGTCCCGTCCCGTAGGTTTGGGCCGCGATAAAGTCGCGCCCCGCGTGGGGGCGTGGATTGAAACCTGGTAGGAAAAATAGGGGCGATCATACAGTTTAGCTTTTTGTATCAGAAGGAGAAACCCACCGGCGGATCGTTTACAATCTTAAATGCCTAGGCACTTTAGTCCTAATTTTAACTGTTCGACCGTTTGATTGATAGCTTGGCTCGGAATAATATGAAAAACCGGGCTTTCTGAGTATTCATAGTTAATCAGGATTGAAATTTCATGTATTTTTGACTCACACAATCGGTCATATGAATCAAGAAAGCCGAAATTTATGCCATCCCCATCGTCCAAACAAACCATAGTGGGGGGTGTTATCAAAACCAAATTCAAAACAACATTCAATACTTCATGTTAGGAGCCAAATGCATAGGCGTTTAATAAAATAAATCTAAAATGAGTGCTATAAAGGCGAAAAGGATGTCCCGAAAGCCATAATCTTTCTATTGATTAAAATTTCGTTCAATTTAAATGTATCGTTTTTAGGCATGAATGTAGCCGATTGAAGTTATTAAGAAGCTCCTGCGCCTTTAATGGCATAGGACGGACAAGGTGATATGAGATGGCTGAAAGAATTTAGCGGTTTATGTATTTTTTTAGCTGACGATAGAAGTTTTCATGAGTTCCAAATGCATACAGGTAGAGGTGGTTTTCCACAACTTCATAAGCAAGAAGGACTTGTTCTTGTATGGATTGGAATTTGTATACCCGAATTCCGCATAGATTACCGGTCTTAAGGTGGCCTGCTTCCGGTTCTTTTACAATTGTTTGAATCGCTTGATCCAAATCTCTGATTTGATTCTTATGCAATTTCTTTTTTTGTTTGGCGAAAAGCGGTGATTGAGTGATTTCTGTGATTTTTTTCATTCACCCTCATTGAAAATATACGGCGTTCCCAGGCCGGCTCGTATTTGTTCTTTTCCAAGGAGGACATCCTGGATGAAAGGCAACGGCAGATCGGGATTTTCCTCCACGATTTTACCAATCTGCGCCCAGTATTCGATTTGACCGGCGATAGATCTTTTAAATATTTTTGATTTAATGCGGGCTTGCGCTATTAGCTCATCGGATATTTTTACGGCTGTTGGCATAATGATGCTCCTTTTTGGATGTTTTAGTTGCATAATATTGCATTTCAATTGTATTTGCAACCAATAATTTTATACGTAGACAGGGACGGTGATGCAATTTAACGTTTGCAATCTTATGCGGATGGATCAGAGCGGGTCTCAAGGGTTGCAAGCCTATAGATGAATGCCTCCGGTATTCGGGCGACTTTTCTTTGGTGGTAATCAAAGGCAGCGATACCGGTTTCAGCCAGAGCGATCAGCCGCTTTTCTGCGGTGGCGATTCTGTGAAACATCCGAAAGCCTTTGGACTGCAACTCACCGATGCTGCTTTCGACAACGAGCGGATCAAACAGAAATCCCTCCCCTTTATAATTAACCACAAGATCAGCCAGTACAATTCCGGTTTTTCCATCTCCGAGGTCATTTTCAGCGGCGCCGAGCCTTTTCAAAAAATGCACCCGAGCCCGGTGAATGATTCCGACTAAAACGTCGTTTCCCATGTGATTTCCATAATTTAAATCGGTTACTTCAATCATGGTTTCATAGATGTGTTGATAGTGATTCAGAGGGACAAGTTTGCTGCGGGGCATATGAACGCCTCAGTTATAGTAGTTCTCAAAAATATGTTCCGATTGAACAAATTGTAAAGCACGAACAGACTATTGCATTGTTACAAGGGGTTACCCGTTTGCCCGTGTCCGGTTTGCCGGTTTTTGCTGATGTACGGGCTAACTGGCAAACGGGCCAACCGGCCGACCGTTTTCAGTGTGTCGAAACAATCTTTTGAATAACTCCGCATTGAATCGGAACGAAATTGTGAGAACCGAAATAAATGAATTATCCGGGTTAAGGTTTTAAGATGATAGCATCTTTTTCAAATTCGACATCCGAAATGGGCAGTGATTCCAGCGAAAAAGTGCGCTTTGAGCCGATCTTTTTTTTAAGTTCAGCCACAGGCAGATTCATTTTTCCTATGGATATGCTGGAAAGCGGATCAAGGCTGACAGAACCTTCCTGTTTTAACGCCTGCATGTTGCATTTTATGTACAGGTTGTTCAGGGCGTTTTTAGGCACCAACCCCAAAAACTGTTTAAATGCTTTTTGAGCATCTTTGGGAAGCTTTTCAGGCGGGATGAGGCGCATGTCGACAATCATTTCCACCTCGACCCCGCTGGGATCGATCGTGGTTTTAGCTGCTTTTATGGCCTCTTTAATCTCAAAACCGGTTTTTTTCTCCAGTTGATCGGCGACGAGATCAATCATGCGGTTGGCAGGAATTCTGACACTCTCGCCATTTTGTAAACCTTGCTTGATTTTTCTTTCAAGATCATCAACATTTCCGGTGAATTGGAATTCACCGACCCCTTTATCTTCAAGATACCATTCCGGCTGATACGATACCCTATTATAAAGGTAATAGGCGATTGCGGCGGCAATGCAAAGCAGCACTCCAATGACTTTAATAATTGTTTTCATATCTGGAAACCTTTCAAGCTCATGAAATTTAAAGACACTAGGACGTATCGGGAAAATATCAAATCCAAGTACCGGTTGTCAAATTTTGAGTCAGCAATTTGTTTTTTCAGAATTACTGAAACATATGATATGAAATTCTCAATAAAAGCAAGAATTTTGATCAGACTTTGCCATAGAACTTCTCTTTGGGCCGAATGCAGTCGAATTGAAGGGTCTGTGCCTCCATTCCGCTATCCAAGCGGGTTTGCTAAGAAAGTCCCCGACTGCCGAGCTAATTATTGTTGACCATTAAAGACCAGCCGGGATAAACTGGTGGAAAAGGAGGGTGAAGAATGTTTCGAATTCGCCGGATTTACGACGATACGCTTGCCGCAGATCAAGAAGTAATCGCCCAGGTTCAATCCATTTTACGGGAGCAGTTCCCTTTACTGTCAGAAAAAAATATAACCGAACTCCCCGAACAACTGCGCAATCCAATAAAATTCGGCTTCCGGTCCATCCTCTTTGTGGCTGAAGGGCCAAGGAGTCGTGTCAGGGGATTCGCTCTTTTGCAGCATGCCCCCGATCTATCGTTTTGCTATCTCAATTTCATCGCTGCGGGCAGGCTTCAAACCGGAGGCGGAATCGGCAGCGCCCTCTATGAAAGGGTGCGGGAAGAATCATCTGCTTTGAATGCAATCGGTATTTTTTTCGAGTGCCTGCCGGACGACCCAAAGCTGTGCAGAGACCCGAAAGTTGTGAAACAAAATGCTGCCAGGCTGCGCTTCTATGAGCGCTATGGGGCCCGGCCGATCGTGAATACATGCTATGAGAAGCCGTTCCGTCCTGAGGATGACTGTGCCCCTTATCTTGTTTACGATAATCTCGGTACCAAGCAAAGGTTGTCCCGCCATAAAATGAGACGCATTGTTCGGGCGATTCTCGGGAGAAAATACGGTTATCTTTTTTCCCCGGAATACATTGAGATGGTCGTCCAATCGTTCCGTGATGATCCCGTCCGTCTGCGAGAACCCAAGTATGTGGGGGAGGAACCCTACGCCGCAGTAAAACCCGTAAATTCTATTGAAAAAAGGATCGTCCTGGTTGTAAACGACAAACATACCATCCATCACGTCCACAACCGTGGATATGTGGAATCTCCGGTACGCATCCGGGCTATTTTGCGTGCAATTGAGCCTACGGGGCTTTTTGAGAATACAAGGGTTCGGCACTTTGCCGACAAGCATATCAAAGCTGTTCACGCCGGAGATTTTGTGGATTATTTGAAGCGGGTGTGCGCCCGCGTGGAACCGGGAGAATCGGTATATCCTTATGTTTTCCCCATTCGAAATGCCGCGCGACGTCCTAAAGATCTGCCCATCAGGGCCGGCTACTACTGCATCGACACCTTCACCCCCCTTAACGAAAATGCCTATCTTGCAGCCAAGCGGTCCGTTGACTGCGCCTTGACAGCGGCCACGAAAATGCTCGAAGGCTATCGGCTGGCCTATGCGCTGGTTCGTCCTCCCGGCCACCATGCCGAACGTCGTGCCTTTGGTGGATTTTGCTATTTTAACTCTGCGGCGATCGCCGCCCAATATTTGAGTTCTTATGGCAAAGTGGCGATTCTGGATCTGGATTATCACCACGGAAACGGGACCCAGAACATATTTTACGACCGCGCTGATGTGTTGACCATATCAATTCATGGACATCCAAGCATCGCCTATCCCTTTTTCAGCGGTTTTGAAGATGAAAAGGGCGAGGGTGCCGGACATGGTTACAATATCAATGTTCCCTTGCCGGAACATCTGGACGGGGAAACGTATCGAGAGTCCCTGAAAAAAGTGTTGAGACGCATAGCAGCGTTTCAACCCCAATTTCTGATTGTTGCCTTGGGATTCGATCCCGCCAAAGACGATCCTACGGGGTCCTGGAGCTTACGCGCCAAGGATTTTCGGATTAACGGAAAGATGGTCGGATCACTTAGATTTCCAACGCTTGTTGTTCAAGAGGGGGGCTACAGGGTCCGATCCTTAGGGTTGAATGCACGCAATTTTTTCCTCGGATTATGGTCAGGTTTTCATTCTAGAGATAGTTTGCCCAAAAATAACAAGCAGTTAGAAAAGCGAAGCTCTCCGTCCTGAAAGGCAGGGCTTAAAGGCGGATCCTGCGGGTGTGGATGCGTTACTTGATGTCCTGTTCGAT
The window above is part of the Candidatus Desulfatibia profunda genome. Proteins encoded here:
- a CDS encoding histone deacetylase family protein → MFRIRRIYDDTLAADQEVIAQVQSILREQFPLLSEKNITELPEQLRNPIKFGFRSILFVAEGPRSRVRGFALLQHAPDLSFCYLNFIAAGRLQTGGGIGSALYERVREESSALNAIGIFFECLPDDPKLCRDPKVVKQNAARLRFYERYGARPIVNTCYEKPFRPEDDCAPYLVYDNLGTKQRLSRHKMRRIVRAILGRKYGYLFSPEYIEMVVQSFRDDPVRLREPKYVGEEPYAAVKPVNSIEKRIVLVVNDKHTIHHVHNRGYVESPVRIRAILRAIEPTGLFENTRVRHFADKHIKAVHAGDFVDYLKRVCARVEPGESVYPYVFPIRNAARRPKDLPIRAGYYCIDTFTPLNENAYLAAKRSVDCALTAATKMLEGYRLAYALVRPPGHHAERRAFGGFCYFNSAAIAAQYLSSYGKVAILDLDYHHGNGTQNIFYDRADVLTISIHGHPSIAYPFFSGFEDEKGEGAGHGYNINVPLPEHLDGETYRESLKKVLRRIAAFQPQFLIVALGFDPAKDDPTGSWSLRAKDFRINGKMVGSLRFPTLVVQEGGYRVRSLGLNARNFFLGLWSGFHSRDSLPKNNKQLEKRSSPS
- a CDS encoding thioesterase family protein, producing MPRSKLVPLNHYQHIYETMIEVTDLNYGNHMGNDVLVGIIHRARVHFLKRLGAAENDLGDGKTGIVLADLVVNYKGEGFLFDPLVVESSIGELQSKGFRMFHRIATAEKRLIALAETGIAAFDYHQRKVARIPEAFIYRLATLETRSDPSA
- a CDS encoding type II toxin-antitoxin system RelE/ParE family toxin; amino-acid sequence: MKKITEITQSPLFAKQKKKLHKNQIRDLDQAIQTIVKEPEAGHLKTGNLCGIRVYKFQSIQEQVLLAYEVVENHLYLYAFGTHENFYRQLKKYINR